In a genomic window of Diorhabda carinulata isolate Delta chromosome 8, icDioCari1.1, whole genome shotgun sequence:
- the LOC130897530 gene encoding NADPH:adrenodoxin oxidoreductase, mitochondrial, whose protein sequence is MTLRPNYFLNKFFTTNAQIIPKICIVGAGTAGFYAAQQLIKKLKTPQIDIIEKLPVPFGLVRFGVAPDHPEVKNVVNTFTKVAENPCVRFLGNVKLGTDVTLKQLRDAYHVVLLTYGANESKKLDIPGENLKNVIEARRIVGWYNGTPWDKDLDIDLSGETATIFGQGNVAIDVARILLSDVDELKKTDITEYALEALSKSKIKTVYFIGRRGPLQAAFTIKELREMLKLPSCSTIWRPEDFVGISEHLANLSRQKKRITELMLKSLEENNTQANKEFKPIFFRSPLELVGTDKVEKVILGINKLEGEDILKQKAVLLDKTEELNADLAIPSIGYRSMQVESSIPFDFKRGVVQNNKSRVDKGLYVSGWLGTGPIGVILSTMGNAFEVADTIVNDINSENLVDKPKGGYEDITNTLIEKNIQVISWQHWEKIDKYEQDKGVKLGKPREKVVDIDKMLRIADSSL, encoded by the exons ATGACGCTACGACCCAATTATTtcttaaacaaattttttacaactaaCGCtcaaataataccaaaaatttgtattgttgGAGCTGGAACAGCTGGTTTTTATGCAGCacaacaattaattaaaaaattgaagactCCCCAAAtagatattattgaaaaattgccAGTGCCTTTTGGTTTGGTAAG ATTTGGTGTTGCACCCGACCACCCTGAAGTTAAAAACGTAGTTAATACTTTTACGAAGGTAGCAGAAAATCCTTGTGTAAGATTCCTAGGAAATGTGAAACTTGGAACAGATGTTACCTTAAAACAACTTCGAGATGCATATCATGTCGTTTTATTA aCATACGGAGCAAATGAAAGTAAGAAGCTAGATATtccaggtgaaaatttgaaaaatgtaattgaaGCAAGAAGAATTGTAGGATGGTACAATGGTACGCCATGGGATAAAGATCTAGATATTGATTTAAGTGGTGAAACTGCTACTATTTTTGGACAGGGTAACGTTGCAATAGATGTTGCTAGGATTTTATTATCAGATGTAGATGAATTAAAG AAAACTGATATCACCGAGTATGCCTTAGAAGccttatcaaaatcaaaaataaaaaccgtGTACTTCATAGGACGGCGGGGTCCCTTACAAGCTGCCTTTACCATAAAAGAACTGAGAGAAATGCTGAAACTTCCGTCATGCTCTACAATATGGAGACCAGAAGATTTCGTCGGTATCTCGGAACATCTTGCCAATTTGTCCAGGCAAAAGAAACGAATAACTGAACTTATGTTGAAATCTTTGGAGGAAAATAATACACAAGCAAATAAGGAATTTAAGCCGATCTTTTTCAGGTCACCATTAGAGCTTGTGGGTACAGACAAagttgaaaaagttattttgggAATCAATAAACTTGAAGGGGAGgatattttaaaacagaaagcAGTATTGTTAGACAAGACAGAAGAATTAAATGCAGATTTAGCAATTCCCAGTATAGGCTATAGGTCTATGCAGGTTGAAAGTAGTATTCCCTTTGATTTTAAAAGAGGTGTGGTTCAGAACAACAAATCACGAGTTGATAAAGGATTATATGTTTCTGGATGGCTTGGCACAGGTCCCATTGGAGTCATATTAAGCACAATGGGCAACGCTTTTGAAGTAGCCGATACTATTGTAAATGATATAAATAGCGAAAATTTAGTAGATAAGCCTAAAGGTGGTTACGAAGACATCACGAAtacattgattgaaaaaaatattcaagttatCAGTTGGCAACATTGGGAGAAAATTGATAAGTATGAACAGGATAAAGGTGTAAAACTTGGAAAGCCTAGAGAAAAAGTTGTCGATATTGATAAGATGTTGAGAATAGCAGATTCTTCATTATAG